Proteins co-encoded in one Nocardioides sp. genomic window:
- a CDS encoding MFS transporter codes for MATSWRRILPPTKLERDLALQCVLSAFATGSFLTGTAVFFTQIVGLTGAQVGLGMSIAAAVTLLLQLPMGRLADRVGAKPLWVFASAVEAALYFVWPLLGGMVAFVAMLSTLAIFETAGRNARNVYRIAVFERETRVRANAYMRAARNVGYTLGAGASGVALGIGVGAVRLIPILTGLLLVLNAVMIAVMLPAIQRTVHVHTFADTVTTAPAAWRNVGFVALAICNGVLSSNQVLLNVVVPLWLVERTDAPHSLLAWLFGTNTVLAVLLQVRASRVADSVSGSLRAVRWSGWAFLISCALLAVTHETVGWVSIVLIWAGHVTITGAELWQSAADWGFTSELSDHRRLGDYQGVWGMGYQVESVVFPALYTFLALQWGTPGWIVIAAIGIAAAVLAHPASTAAQRHLERVGAPVGA; via the coding sequence ATGGCGACCTCCTGGCGACGCATCCTCCCGCCGACGAAGCTCGAGCGGGACCTGGCGCTGCAATGCGTACTCTCCGCGTTCGCCACCGGTTCCTTCCTCACCGGCACGGCCGTCTTCTTCACCCAGATCGTCGGACTGACGGGCGCTCAGGTCGGACTCGGCATGTCGATCGCGGCCGCCGTGACGCTCCTGCTCCAACTCCCGATGGGCCGCCTCGCCGACCGCGTCGGCGCGAAGCCGCTGTGGGTGTTCGCCAGCGCGGTCGAGGCCGCGCTCTATTTCGTCTGGCCGTTGCTCGGCGGCATGGTCGCGTTCGTCGCCATGCTCTCTACGCTCGCGATCTTCGAGACAGCCGGACGCAACGCCCGCAACGTCTATCGGATCGCGGTCTTCGAACGAGAAACCCGAGTGCGCGCCAACGCCTACATGCGTGCCGCCCGCAACGTCGGCTACACGCTGGGTGCGGGCGCGAGCGGGGTCGCCCTGGGGATCGGCGTCGGAGCCGTACGCCTGATCCCGATCCTGACCGGCCTGCTCCTCGTGCTCAACGCGGTCATGATCGCGGTGATGTTGCCGGCGATCCAGCGCACCGTTCACGTGCACACGTTCGCGGACACCGTCACGACCGCGCCCGCCGCGTGGCGCAACGTCGGGTTCGTCGCGCTGGCGATCTGCAACGGTGTGCTCTCGTCCAACCAGGTCCTGCTCAACGTCGTGGTCCCGCTGTGGCTCGTCGAGCGTACGGATGCCCCACATTCCCTGCTGGCCTGGCTCTTCGGCACCAACACCGTCTTGGCGGTGCTGCTGCAGGTCCGGGCATCGCGCGTCGCCGACTCGGTGAGTGGTTCGCTCAGAGCCGTACGCTGGTCCGGCTGGGCCTTCCTGATCTCCTGCGCCCTGCTCGCGGTCACGCACGAGACGGTCGGGTGGGTCTCGATCGTGCTGATCTGGGCCGGGCACGTGACGATCACCGGCGCCGAGTTGTGGCAGAGCGCGGCCGACTGGGGCTTCACCAGTGAACTCTCCGACCACCGTCGCCTCGGTGACTATCAAGGCGTATGGGGGATGGGCTACCAGGTCGAGTCCGTGGTGTTCCCGGCTCTCTACACATTCTTGGCTCTGCAATGGGGTACGCCCGGTTGGATCGTCATCGCCGCCATCGGCATCGCGGCGGCGGTGCTCGCGCACCCGGCTTCTACGGCCGCACAACGCCACCTCGAACGGGTCGGGGCGCCCGTCGGCGCCTGA
- a CDS encoding bifunctional methylenetetrahydrofolate dehydrogenase/methenyltetrahydrofolate cyclohydrolase: MTAQRLDGTATAAAIKDELKTRVAALRERGITPGLGTVLVGDDPGSRWYVNGKHKDCAEVGIESIRVELPEVATQDEIEEAVRGLNADETCTGYIVQLPLPRGRDENRVLGLIDPAKDADGLHPTNLGWLVLGKPAPLPCTPFGIVELLRRHDVPIAGADVVVVGRGITVGRPLGLLLTRRSENATVSLCHTGTRDLADYTRSADIVVAAAGVPGIISADMIKEGAAVLDVGVSRVDGKIAGDVADDVWDKAGWVSPNPGGVGPMTRAMLLSNIVSAAEQNAS, from the coding sequence GTGACCGCGCAGAGACTCGACGGGACAGCCACCGCCGCCGCCATCAAGGACGAACTCAAGACCCGCGTCGCCGCCCTTCGCGAGCGAGGCATCACGCCGGGGCTGGGCACCGTGCTCGTCGGGGACGACCCCGGCTCGCGGTGGTATGTCAACGGCAAGCACAAGGACTGCGCCGAAGTCGGCATTGAGTCCATCCGCGTCGAACTCCCCGAGGTCGCGACCCAGGATGAGATCGAGGAGGCCGTACGCGGGCTCAACGCCGACGAAACCTGCACCGGATACATCGTCCAGTTGCCGCTCCCGCGCGGTCGCGACGAGAACCGGGTGCTCGGTCTGATCGACCCAGCCAAGGATGCCGACGGACTGCACCCGACAAATCTCGGCTGGCTGGTGCTCGGCAAGCCCGCACCGCTGCCCTGCACTCCCTTCGGGATCGTGGAGTTGTTGCGCCGTCACGACGTGCCGATCGCGGGAGCCGACGTGGTGGTCGTCGGTCGCGGCATCACCGTCGGACGACCGCTCGGCCTGTTGCTGACCCGCCGCTCGGAGAACGCGACCGTCTCGCTGTGTCACACCGGCACCCGCGACCTCGCGGACTACACCCGCTCCGCAGACATCGTGGTCGCCGCGGCCGGGGTGCCGGGCATCATCAGTGCCGACATGATCAAGGAAGGCGCCGCCGTCCTCGATGTGGGCGTCAGTCGGGTCGACGGCAAGATCGCGGGCGATGTCGCCGACGATGTCTGGGACAAGGCAGGCTGGGTCTCGCCCAACCCCGGGGGCGTCGGCCCGATGACGCGGGCGATGCTGCTGAGCAACATCGTGTCCGCAGCGGAGCAGAACGCCTCGTGA
- a CDS encoding DUF3017 domain-containing protein, whose product MTEDPRGLKPPEDVPPVSAERLVDGEVAVGPDAEARRYPSTIGGAFYLVILAVAVTGVAIAYFSDWRVGVRCIAAALVAASAIRLVLPTRDAGMLAVRSKPLDALLLAGTGIALIALAQTIPDQPTL is encoded by the coding sequence GTGACCGAGGACCCGCGCGGACTCAAGCCGCCGGAGGACGTACCCCCGGTCTCGGCCGAGCGACTCGTCGACGGCGAGGTCGCGGTCGGGCCCGACGCAGAGGCCAGGCGTTATCCCTCCACCATCGGGGGCGCGTTCTATCTGGTGATCTTGGCGGTCGCGGTCACCGGTGTCGCCATCGCCTACTTCAGCGACTGGCGGGTGGGCGTACGCTGCATCGCTGCGGCGCTGGTGGCCGCGTCTGCGATCCGGCTGGTGCTCCCGACCAGGGACGCGGGCATGTTGGCCGTACGCTCCAAGCCGCTCGATGCCCTGCTGTTGGCCGGGACGGGGATCGCGCTGATCGCCTTGGCGCAGACGATCCCCGACCAGCCGACGCTCTAG
- a CDS encoding malate dehydrogenase, whose protein sequence is MSTSPLKVAVTGAAGQIGYSLLFRLAAGALGDRPIELRLLEIEPALPALEGVVMELDDCAFPLLAGVEIGADPAAIFSGANAAMLVGAMPRKEGMDRADLLAANGKIFTGQGKALNDNAADDIKILVTGNPANTNALIAQSNAPDIPKNRFNALTRLDHNRAKSMLAKKLGVAVDEVKNLAIWGNHDDSMYPDLFNTTVNGASAASQVDESWITEEYIPKVATRGGAIIKARGLSSAASAANATIDHMRDWLNGTSEWVSMSVPSDGSYDVTEGIISSFPCTVENGEWKIVQGVDLNDFSRERIAASVARLESERDQVKELGLI, encoded by the coding sequence GTGAGCACCTCGCCCCTCAAGGTGGCCGTGACCGGCGCTGCCGGACAGATCGGCTACAGCCTTCTCTTCCGTCTGGCGGCCGGAGCGCTGGGCGATCGTCCGATCGAGTTGCGTCTGCTGGAGATCGAGCCGGCGCTGCCCGCGCTTGAGGGCGTCGTGATGGAGCTCGACGACTGCGCGTTCCCGCTGCTCGCGGGCGTGGAGATCGGTGCCGACCCGGCCGCGATCTTCTCGGGCGCCAACGCCGCCATGCTCGTCGGCGCGATGCCGCGCAAGGAGGGCATGGACCGTGCCGACCTGCTCGCCGCGAACGGCAAGATCTTCACCGGCCAGGGCAAGGCCCTCAACGACAACGCCGCGGACGACATCAAGATCCTGGTGACCGGCAACCCGGCCAACACCAACGCTCTGATCGCCCAGTCCAACGCCCCCGACATCCCCAAGAATCGCTTCAACGCGCTGACCCGCCTGGACCACAACCGGGCCAAGTCGATGCTGGCCAAGAAGCTCGGCGTCGCGGTCGACGAGGTCAAGAACCTCGCGATCTGGGGCAACCACGACGACTCGATGTATCCCGACCTCTTCAACACCACGGTCAATGGTGCCTCTGCCGCCTCGCAGGTGGACGAGTCCTGGATCACCGAGGAATACATCCCCAAGGTCGCGACCCGCGGTGGCGCGATCATCAAGGCACGCGGCCTGTCGAGTGCTGCGTCCGCGGCCAACGCCACGATCGACCACATGCGCGACTGGCTCAACGGCACGTCGGAGTGGGTGTCGATGTCGGTGCCGTCCGACGGGTCGTACGACGTCACCGAGGGCATCATCTCCTCGTTCCCCTGCACCGTGGAGAACGGCGAGTGGAAGATCGTTCAGGGCGTCGACCTCAACGACTTCTCCCGTGAGCGGATTGCCGCGTCGGTCGCGCGCCTGGAGAGCGAGCGCGACCAGGTGAAGGAACTGGGTCTGATCTGA
- a CDS encoding MIP family channel protein, with protein sequence MSEIAEGVEVVEEEATIVQKMLAELIGTFTLVFIGCGAALLSGANVMVTGTAFGLTVLTMAYAFGRVSGGHFNPAVTLGAAIAGRLPWKSLPLYWVVQGLGGILAGGVLFVVMQGFPGFDVNAGFATNGFGDQTEFNFAWWAALLLEFVLTAIFLLVILGTTDARSETSAMAPLAIGLSLAMIHYASIPATGTSVNPARSVGVALYAGMDHIAQLWVFILAPLLGAAVAGALYPLLFGGPKAVPGSGLGFGGPRTHEVDSYQQQWNQQDWQAGAWQGQHGGQPQQQWGAPQQPAQQWDQPAQGAPSPRQWDQPAQQPPAQQPPAQQWGQPAEPPRQFGQDWQEGDDDGRTQIRPND encoded by the coding sequence ATGAGTGAGATTGCAGAAGGCGTGGAGGTCGTCGAAGAGGAGGCGACCATCGTCCAGAAGATGTTGGCCGAGTTGATCGGCACGTTCACGCTGGTGTTCATCGGCTGCGGCGCGGCGCTGCTCAGCGGCGCGAACGTGATGGTGACCGGCACCGCGTTCGGTCTGACCGTGCTGACGATGGCGTACGCCTTCGGCCGTGTCTCTGGCGGACACTTCAACCCGGCCGTCACCCTCGGCGCGGCGATCGCCGGGCGGCTGCCGTGGAAGTCGCTGCCGCTCTATTGGGTGGTCCAGGGCCTCGGCGGCATCCTCGCGGGCGGCGTCCTCTTCGTGGTGATGCAGGGCTTCCCCGGTTTCGACGTGAACGCAGGCTTCGCCACCAACGGTTTCGGCGACCAGACCGAGTTCAACTTTGCCTGGTGGGCGGCCCTGTTGCTTGAGTTCGTGCTGACCGCGATCTTCCTGCTGGTCATCTTGGGCACCACCGACGCACGCAGCGAGACCTCGGCGATGGCTCCCCTGGCGATCGGCCTGTCGCTGGCGATGATCCACTACGCGTCGATCCCCGCGACCGGCACCTCGGTCAACCCGGCTCGTTCGGTCGGCGTGGCGCTGTATGCGGGCATGGATCACATCGCCCAACTGTGGGTCTTCATCCTCGCGCCGCTGCTCGGCGCCGCCGTTGCCGGTGCGCTCTACCCGCTGCTCTTCGGTGGCCCCAAGGCCGTGCCCGGTTCCGGCCTCGGCTTCGGCGGCCCGCGTACGCACGAGGTCGACTCCTATCAACAGCAGTGGAACCAGCAGGACTGGCAGGCCGGCGCCTGGCAGGGCCAGCACGGTGGCCAGCCCCAGCAGCAGTGGGGTGCTCCCCAGCAGCCTGCCCAGCAGTGGGACCAGCCCGCCCAAGGGGCGCCTTCGCCGCGGCAGTGGGACCAGCCCGCCCAGCAGCCACCCGCCCAGCAGCCGCCCGCCCAACAGTGGGGGCAGCCGGCGGAGCCACCGCGTCAGTTCGGGCAGGACTGGCAAGAAGGTGACGACGACGGTCGCACCCAGATCCGCCCCAACGACTGA
- a CDS encoding NADP-dependent isocitrate dehydrogenase, translated as MSQPIIYTHTDEAPLLATYSFLPIIEAYAAKAGVPVETRDISLAGRIIAQFPDRLSEEQRIGDALAELGELAKTPEANIIKLPNVSASIPQLKAAIKELQEQGYDLPDYPDNPSTDEEKAARAAYDRVKGSAVNPVLREGNSDRRAPESVKAYARKHPHSMGAWSADSKTNVATMADHDFKSNEQSVVLPADDTLSIELEAANGDVTVLKEGLKVLAGEIVDATVMQAAHLDAFLRNAIATAKAEGVLFSVHLKATMMKVSDPIIFGHVVRAYFADVFEQYGDDLAAAGLSANDGLGAILGGLDALSNGAEIKAAFEQAMSEGPALAMVDSDRGITNLHVPSDVIVDASMPAMIRTSGHMWNAAGEEQDTLAVIPDSSYAGIYQAAIDDCRANGALDPASMGSVPNVGLMAQAAEEYGSHDKTFEIASAGTVRVKNAAGDVLMEHDVEAGDIWRACQTKDVPVRDWVKLAVTRARASGDPAIFWLDETRAHDANLIAKVREYLPEHDTAGLDIEILAPALACARSFERIREGKNTISVTGNVLRDYNTDLFPILELGTSAKMLSVVPLINGGGLFETGAGGSAPKHVQQLVKENYLRWDSLGEFLALAESLEKFAEAASNDGARVLAATLDRANASFLDENKSPGRRLGSIDNRGSHFYLALFWAEELAKQTDDVDLAAAFKPLAESLRANETQIAEELIAVQGQPADIGGYYRPDAEKTAAVMRPSATFNEALAAL; from the coding sequence GTGAGCCAGCCGATCATTTACACGCACACCGACGAGGCGCCGCTGCTGGCGACGTACTCCTTCCTCCCGATCATCGAGGCGTACGCCGCGAAGGCGGGCGTGCCCGTCGAGACGCGCGACATCTCGCTGGCCGGGCGCATCATCGCCCAATTCCCCGATCGTCTGTCCGAGGAGCAGCGCATCGGCGATGCCCTCGCCGAACTCGGCGAGCTCGCCAAGACGCCCGAGGCCAACATCATCAAACTTCCCAACGTCTCGGCCTCGATCCCGCAGCTCAAGGCCGCGATCAAGGAGTTGCAGGAGCAGGGGTACGACCTGCCCGACTACCCCGACAACCCGAGCACCGACGAGGAGAAGGCGGCGCGCGCGGCCTACGACCGCGTCAAGGGCTCGGCGGTCAACCCGGTGCTGCGCGAGGGCAACTCCGATCGGCGCGCGCCCGAGTCGGTGAAGGCGTACGCCCGCAAGCACCCGCACTCGATGGGGGCCTGGAGTGCCGACTCCAAGACCAACGTCGCCACGATGGCCGACCACGACTTCAAGTCCAACGAGCAGTCGGTCGTACTGCCCGCCGATGACACGCTGAGCATCGAACTCGAAGCCGCGAACGGTGACGTGACCGTGCTCAAGGAGGGCCTGAAGGTCCTCGCCGGTGAGATCGTCGACGCGACCGTGATGCAGGCCGCCCACCTCGATGCGTTCCTGCGCAACGCGATCGCCACCGCCAAGGCCGAGGGCGTGCTGTTCTCGGTGCACCTCAAGGCGACGATGATGAAGGTCTCCGACCCGATCATCTTCGGGCACGTGGTGCGCGCGTACTTCGCCGACGTCTTCGAGCAGTACGGCGACGACCTCGCTGCCGCCGGTCTGAGTGCCAATGACGGACTCGGCGCGATCCTCGGCGGACTCGACGCGCTATCCAACGGCGCCGAGATCAAGGCGGCCTTCGAGCAGGCGATGAGCGAAGGTCCCGCGCTGGCGATGGTCGACTCCGACCGCGGCATCACCAACCTGCACGTGCCGTCGGACGTGATCGTCGACGCCTCGATGCCCGCGATGATCCGCACCTCGGGACACATGTGGAATGCCGCAGGCGAGGAGCAGGACACCCTCGCGGTGATCCCCGACTCGTCGTACGCCGGCATCTACCAGGCCGCGATTGACGACTGCCGGGCCAACGGCGCTCTGGACCCCGCCTCGATGGGATCGGTGCCCAACGTCGGTCTGATGGCCCAGGCCGCGGAGGAGTACGGCTCGCACGACAAGACCTTCGAGATCGCCTCGGCTGGCACCGTACGCGTCAAGAATGCGGCCGGCGACGTGCTGATGGAGCACGACGTCGAGGCCGGTGACATCTGGCGTGCCTGCCAGACCAAGGACGTGCCCGTACGCGACTGGGTCAAGCTCGCGGTCACCCGCGCTCGCGCCAGCGGCGACCCGGCGATCTTCTGGCTCGACGAGACTCGCGCGCACGATGCCAACCTGATCGCGAAGGTCCGCGAATACCTCCCAGAGCACGACACAGCTGGTCTCGACATCGAGATCCTGGCGCCGGCTTTGGCGTGTGCGCGTTCGTTCGAACGCATCCGCGAGGGCAAGAACACGATCTCGGTCACCGGCAACGTGCTGCGTGACTACAACACCGACCTCTTCCCCATCCTCGAGCTCGGCACCTCGGCCAAGATGCTGTCGGTCGTGCCGCTGATCAACGGTGGTGGGCTGTTCGAGACCGGCGCCGGCGGCTCGGCGCCCAAGCACGTCCAGCAGCTGGTGAAGGAGAACTACCTGCGCTGGGACAGCCTGGGTGAGTTCCTGGCGCTGGCCGAGTCGCTGGAGAAGTTCGCTGAGGCTGCTTCGAACGACGGCGCTCGCGTACTGGCGGCGACCCTCGACCGCGCCAACGCGTCGTTCCTGGACGAGAACAAGTCGCCGGGTCGTCGCCTGGGCTCCATCGATAACCGTGGCTCGCACTTCTACCTCGCGCTCTTCTGGGCAGAGGAGTTGGCCAAGCAGACCGACGACGTCGACCTCGCGGCTGCTTTCAAGCCGCTGGCCGAGTCGCTGCGCGCCAACGAGACCCAGATCGCCGAGGAGTTGATCGCGGTGCAGGGTCAGCCCGCCGACATCGGGGGCTACTACCGCCCCGATGCGGAGAAGACGGCGGCCGTGATGCGTCCATCGGCGACCTTCAACGAGGCTCTCGCCGCGCTCTGA
- a CDS encoding DNA-formamidopyrimidine glycosylase family protein: MPEGDAVLRTARRLDAALRGREITRSDLRFPSVAAVDLSGRTTLEVIARGKHLLHRLSGDVTLHSHLKMEGSWRIFESAPPTRDHRIRAVLHTEGPVAVGRQLGNLDVVRTEREDALVGHLGPDLLGADWDAERAAANLSADGRALGEALLDQQVLAGLGTMWVSEALFAARLNPGSQRRDPDELATLIQHAHRLIHDAVDKPRGRGRGESAMLAYGRVGLPCQRCRTPIRAVAVGPPGRQRTLNYCPTCQEGLAPGDDGSRTASSRVRRPSRTVR, encoded by the coding sequence ATGCCAGAGGGAGACGCGGTGCTGCGTACGGCGCGACGACTCGACGCCGCGTTGCGTGGGCGCGAGATCACCCGCTCGGACCTTAGGTTTCCCAGCGTCGCGGCGGTCGACCTGAGTGGGCGTACGACTCTCGAAGTGATCGCGCGCGGCAAGCACCTGTTGCACCGACTCAGCGGCGACGTGACGCTGCACTCGCACCTCAAGATGGAGGGCTCGTGGCGGATCTTCGAGTCCGCTCCTCCGACTCGCGACCACCGGATCAGAGCCGTGCTGCATACCGAGGGCCCGGTCGCAGTGGGACGCCAGCTGGGCAACCTGGACGTCGTACGCACCGAGCGCGAGGACGCGCTCGTCGGTCACCTCGGTCCCGATCTACTCGGCGCTGACTGGGACGCCGAGCGAGCGGCGGCAAACCTGAGTGCGGACGGCCGAGCCCTGGGTGAGGCGCTGCTCGATCAGCAGGTCCTGGCCGGCCTGGGCACGATGTGGGTCAGCGAGGCACTTTTTGCGGCGCGGCTCAATCCTGGTTCGCAACGTCGTGACCCCGACGAGTTGGCGACGCTGATCCAACACGCGCATCGCTTGATCCACGACGCGGTCGACAAGCCCCGCGGGCGTGGTCGTGGCGAGTCCGCGATGCTCGCCTACGGCCGGGTCGGACTCCCCTGCCAGCGATGTCGTACGCCGATCCGCGCCGTCGCGGTCGGGCCTCCGGGACGCCAGCGCACCCTGAACTACTGCCCGACCTGTCAGGAGGGGTTGGCGCCCGGCGACGACGGCAGCCGGACCGCGAGCAGCCGGGTGCGCCGACCGTCGCGCACTGTCAGATAG
- a CDS encoding MFS transporter has translation MTASPELSAELSPESSPESSAESSPELSAATATRADVETPARHHLLAMIALGMGGFAIGTTEFVTMGLLPQIADGVAVSIPQAGHVISAYALGVVVGAPVLAVLTTKLPRKGLLIALMATFALGNAASAIAGSYGLLFLARFAAGLPHGAYFGVASLVAAAMVPPNRKGRAISQVMMGISVSQVVGVPFGTWMGQELGWRLAFWSVAALGVLTFALVAAFVPVSEGNADASWRTELRAFKLPQVWLTLLAGAIGFGGMFAVYSYIAPTVTEVAGLHESAVPIFLFVFGIGSVLGMWLAGVLADWSVFRALLMGAAGLAVVLALFWVTAPTGWGLLPAAFLTPILGSLLVMCLQLRLMEVAGDAKTLGAAMNHASLNIANALGAWLGGVVIAAGYGYRSPALAGIALSIAGLLVILASARLHLKTR, from the coding sequence ATGACCGCGTCCCCAGAATTGAGCGCAGAACTGAGCCCAGAATCGAGCCCAGAATCGAGCGCAGAATCGAGCCCAGAACTCAGCGCCGCGACCGCGACCCGCGCCGACGTCGAAACGCCCGCCCGCCACCATCTGCTCGCGATGATCGCGCTCGGCATGGGTGGTTTCGCGATCGGTACGACCGAGTTCGTCACGATGGGCCTGCTGCCGCAGATCGCGGACGGCGTCGCCGTCTCGATCCCGCAGGCGGGTCACGTCATCTCGGCGTACGCCCTGGGCGTCGTCGTCGGCGCCCCCGTGCTGGCTGTGCTGACCACGAAGCTACCGCGCAAAGGGCTCCTGATCGCGTTGATGGCGACGTTCGCGCTCGGCAATGCGGCCAGCGCGATCGCAGGCTCGTACGGCCTGCTCTTCCTGGCGCGATTCGCAGCCGGCCTGCCGCATGGGGCCTACTTCGGAGTCGCCAGCCTGGTGGCCGCCGCGATGGTTCCGCCCAACCGCAAGGGCCGCGCCATCTCCCAGGTGATGATGGGCATCTCGGTCTCTCAAGTGGTCGGCGTTCCCTTCGGCACCTGGATGGGCCAAGAGCTTGGCTGGCGACTGGCTTTCTGGTCCGTGGCCGCGCTCGGTGTGCTCACTTTCGCGCTCGTCGCGGCATTCGTACCCGTGTCCGAGGGCAACGCTGATGCGTCCTGGCGTACGGAGTTGCGCGCCTTCAAACTCCCTCAGGTCTGGCTGACGTTGCTGGCCGGCGCGATCGGCTTCGGCGGCATGTTCGCGGTCTATTCCTACATCGCGCCGACCGTCACCGAGGTCGCAGGACTGCACGAGAGCGCGGTGCCGATCTTCTTGTTCGTGTTCGGCATCGGCAGCGTCCTCGGCATGTGGCTGGCCGGCGTGCTCGCCGACTGGTCGGTCTTCCGGGCACTGCTGATGGGGGCGGCCGGGCTGGCTGTCGTACTCGCACTCTTCTGGGTGACCGCGCCCACCGGTTGGGGTCTGCTGCCTGCGGCCTTCCTGACGCCGATCCTCGGGTCGCTGCTGGTGATGTGCTTGCAACTGCGACTGATGGAGGTCGCCGGTGACGCCAAGACCCTGGGCGCGGCGATGAACCACGCCTCGCTCAACATCGCCAACGCCCTGGGCGCCTGGCTGGGTGGCGTCGTGATCGCGGCGGGGTACGGCTATCGCTCGCCGGCGCTCGCGGGCATCGCGCTGTCCATCGCGGGACTGCTGGTGATCCTCGCCAGCGCGAGGCTGCACCTCAAGACCCGTTGA
- a CDS encoding SigE family RNA polymerase sigma factor, which yields MSTTKNSAAVVEVGVWGMAGSAEEHVQEVYEASYRRLVGQLTGVTGDPVEAEDVVMEAFARALNAGRAFQRTDNPEAWLRTVAVNVARSRWRRQRWFRDRAAQWVAESAYEDLPADRIALLAALRRLPHHQREALALFHFADLPVHEVADTLGVPVGTVKARLSRGRAALADLLADDFDDPQGAPS from the coding sequence ATGAGCACCACAAAGAACTCGGCGGCTGTCGTCGAGGTGGGAGTCTGGGGCATGGCCGGGAGCGCCGAGGAGCACGTCCAGGAGGTCTATGAGGCCTCCTATCGGCGCCTGGTCGGCCAACTCACCGGCGTCACCGGCGACCCGGTCGAGGCCGAGGACGTGGTGATGGAGGCGTTTGCTCGGGCGCTCAACGCCGGACGCGCCTTCCAGCGCACCGACAATCCCGAGGCGTGGCTGCGTACGGTCGCCGTGAACGTGGCACGGAGCCGCTGGCGACGGCAACGCTGGTTTCGCGATCGCGCCGCGCAGTGGGTGGCCGAGTCTGCGTACGAAGACCTGCCCGCCGACCGCATCGCGCTGCTCGCAGCACTGCGCCGACTCCCCCACCACCAGCGAGAGGCGCTCGCGTTGTTCCACTTCGCCGACCTGCCCGTGCACGAAGTCGCCGACACCCTCGGCGTGCCAGTGGGCACCGTGAAAGCTCGACTGTCTCGCGGTCGAGCGGCACTGGCCGACCTGCTGGCCGATGACTTCGACGACCCACAAGGAGCCCCGTCATGA
- the trpS gene encoding tryptophan--tRNA ligase: MSDAPTARPRVLSGIQPTADSFHFGNYLGALRQWVDLQADYEPFFFIADLHAITVEQDPKVLRERTRRAAAQLLAMGIDPERSAIFVQSQVPAHAQAGWVLQCLTGFGEARRMTQFKDKSAKGGEGASSVGLFTYPILQAADILLYRPAYVPVGEDQRQHLELTRDLAQRFNHRYKKTFRLPEPYILKETAKITDLQEPTAKMSKSASSPSGIIELLDDPKVSAKKIRSAVTDSEAEVRFDVENKPGVSNLLTIFSALTGASIPDLENAYEGRGYGDLKGDLADAVVEFVTPFRDRTLALLADGEELDRVLASGRERAESVASATLRDVYDRVGFLTTSQG, translated from the coding sequence ATGTCTGACGCACCAACCGCACGTCCGCGCGTACTCTCCGGCATCCAGCCGACCGCCGACTCGTTCCACTTCGGCAACTACCTCGGCGCGCTGCGGCAGTGGGTGGACCTGCAAGCCGACTACGAACCGTTCTTCTTCATCGCCGACCTGCACGCGATCACGGTCGAGCAGGACCCGAAGGTGCTGCGCGAACGCACCCGACGCGCGGCAGCGCAGTTGCTGGCGATGGGAATCGACCCGGAGCGCTCGGCGATCTTCGTGCAGAGTCAGGTGCCCGCGCACGCCCAGGCGGGCTGGGTGCTGCAGTGTCTGACCGGGTTCGGTGAGGCCCGTCGGATGACGCAGTTCAAGGACAAGTCCGCCAAGGGCGGGGAAGGTGCGTCGAGCGTCGGTCTGTTCACCTACCCGATCCTCCAGGCGGCCGACATCTTGCTCTACCGCCCGGCGTACGTCCCCGTCGGCGAGGACCAGCGCCAACACCTCGAACTCACCCGCGACCTCGCGCAGCGGTTCAACCACCGTTACAAGAAGACCTTCCGGCTGCCGGAGCCCTACATCTTGAAGGAGACGGCCAAGATCACCGATCTGCAGGAGCCGACGGCCAAGATGTCGAAGTCGGCGTCGTCACCCAGCGGCATCATCGAACTCCTCGACGACCCCAAGGTCTCGGCCAAGAAGATCCGCTCCGCCGTCACCGACAGCGAAGCCGAAGTGCGCTTCGACGTCGAGAACAAGCCCGGTGTCAGCAACCTCCTCACGATCTTCTCCGCCCTCACCGGTGCGTCCATCCCCGACCTCGAGAACGCGTACGAGGGCCGTGGCTATGGCGACCTCAAGGGCGACCTGGCCGACGCGGTGGTGGAGTTCGTGACGCCATTTCGTGACCGTACGCTCGCCCTGCTTGCCGATGGCGAGGAACTCGACCGCGTGCTTGCCTCGGGTCGCGAGCGAGCGGAGTCGGTCGCGTCCGCCACTCTGCGTGACGTGTACGACCGCGTGGGTTTCCTGACCACTTCCCAGGGCTAA